In Insulibacter thermoxylanivorax, the following are encoded in one genomic region:
- a CDS encoding S41 family peptidase, which produces MRKFHGRTVTLMIVAAMAVSSMLTVAYMEFVHSRHAMSNDVNQENRADRETGVQSALDDGSKSGGFSQSDWDKLKLVYEMIETSFYEDVDRQALIDGAIRGMVAALDDPYTTYMNSEEAAQFSAAVDSTFSGIGAEVTMIDGRVTVVAAIKDSPAEKAGVMAKDVILSVNNESLSGLTLSEAVAKIRGPKGTQAKLEIMREGYEKPLEIIVIRDEIDVETVYSRMEDDGIGVIELRQFVQNSDQRFQEELEELKKQGLKALIIDVRDNPGGYLYSVIDLLDILLAEGETIVQIENREGEKQVTVASGDGLDIPLAVLMNEGSASASEILAAALRENGRAKLFGVNTFGKGTVQTTYTKGFKDGSNVKITIAKWLTPQGNYIHETGVTPDHVVPLPDYFYAAPLPRDTVLERDQNNAATANLQLMLNALGYPVDRMDGYYSAGTAEAVERFQQEHGLPATGAVDGATAEKLEDALIQQIQDPANDTQLQAALQYLRQTLGIDT; this is translated from the coding sequence ATGAGAAAGTTTCATGGCAGAACGGTTACGTTAATGATCGTAGCAGCGATGGCGGTCAGCAGCATGCTAACCGTTGCCTATATGGAGTTCGTCCATTCTCGACATGCCATGTCCAATGATGTGAACCAAGAAAACCGTGCTGACCGTGAAACTGGCGTTCAGAGTGCGCTTGACGATGGCAGCAAAAGCGGAGGGTTCAGTCAATCCGATTGGGATAAATTAAAGCTTGTCTATGAGATGATCGAGACGTCCTTCTATGAAGACGTAGATCGCCAGGCGCTCATCGACGGCGCGATCCGCGGCATGGTGGCTGCCCTGGATGATCCGTATACGACCTACATGAATTCGGAGGAGGCGGCACAGTTCTCCGCCGCGGTGGACAGCACCTTCTCGGGAATCGGCGCGGAGGTGACGATGATCGATGGACGCGTCACCGTCGTCGCAGCGATTAAGGATTCGCCGGCGGAGAAGGCCGGGGTGATGGCGAAGGATGTCATCCTCTCGGTGAATAACGAGAGCCTCTCCGGTCTGACGCTGAGTGAAGCCGTCGCTAAGATTCGCGGACCGAAGGGCACACAGGCGAAGCTGGAGATCATGCGCGAAGGTTATGAGAAGCCCTTGGAGATCATCGTCATCCGCGACGAGATCGATGTTGAGACCGTCTACTCCCGTATGGAGGACGACGGGATCGGCGTGATCGAACTTCGCCAGTTCGTGCAGAATTCCGATCAGCGTTTCCAAGAGGAACTAGAAGAGCTGAAGAAGCAAGGCTTGAAGGCGCTGATCATCGATGTTCGCGACAACCCGGGGGGTTATCTGTACAGCGTGATCGATCTGCTGGATATCTTGCTTGCGGAGGGCGAGACGATCGTGCAGATCGAGAATCGGGAAGGTGAGAAACAAGTAACGGTAGCTTCCGGCGATGGATTGGATATCCCACTCGCCGTCCTGATGAATGAGGGCAGTGCCAGCGCATCGGAGATCCTCGCAGCAGCCCTGCGCGAGAACGGGCGGGCCAAGCTGTTCGGGGTGAACACCTTCGGTAAAGGAACGGTTCAGACCACCTATACTAAGGGATTCAAAGACGGCAGCAACGTGAAGATTACGATCGCCAAGTGGTTGACGCCTCAGGGTAATTACATCCATGAGACCGGCGTGACACCCGATCATGTTGTCCCGCTGCCGGATTACTTCTACGCTGCGCCGTTACCGCGGGATACGGTGCTGGAGCGGGATCAGAACAACGCGGCAACGGCAAACCTGCAGCTGATGCTGAATGCCCTGGGCTATCCCGTGGATCGGATGGATGGATATTACAGTGCGGGTACGGCTGAAGCTGTCGAACGGTTCCAACAAGAGCACGGACTGCCGGCGACGGGGGCAGTCGATGGTGCGACGGCCGAGAAGCTGGAAGATGCATTGATTCAGCAAATCCAAGACCCTGCTAATGACACGCAGCTGCAAGCGGCACTGCAGTACTTGAGACAGACTTTAGGGATCGACACATAA
- a CDS encoding murein hydrolase activator EnvC family protein yields the protein MLKKRTFIPMILIAVLVGLTFTSTPGYALSEYEKVQQELKRVQQEAARKAREQREAERMLSKLQQEKNQTLRDLNRINADLEQNSLEMMELESQILDTENALMDANEQLAAVNKRIEERDELIRDRLRLMYKKGEVKYLEVLMNSASFSDFLDRMHYLNIIVKQDQKILEEQKADKIVKEEKQQEIATHLAMLEGMYAELEKKRIELEELRRQREVQIASIQSQEEHYEHISEEAERLVMELAAKEAELNKKAQALRAKAGKLAYPLPKKYRVSSNFGPRVDPITGKKGAHHSGIDIAAPGGTDILAAGDGVVLAAQWVNGYGNYVIIDHGDNEKGQSVWTLYAHMSKISTKKGAKVKAGEKIGEVGSTGRSTGNHLHFEVRINQVAVDPAPYIN from the coding sequence TTGCTGAAGAAGAGGACTTTCATTCCGATGATATTGATCGCCGTGCTGGTCGGACTCACCTTCACATCGACCCCGGGATATGCGCTCTCTGAGTATGAGAAGGTCCAGCAGGAATTGAAGAGAGTTCAGCAAGAAGCCGCCAGAAAGGCTCGCGAACAGAGAGAGGCAGAGCGCATGCTCTCCAAGCTTCAGCAGGAGAAGAATCAGACGCTGCGGGATCTGAACCGGATCAATGCGGATCTGGAACAGAATTCCCTCGAGATGATGGAGCTGGAATCCCAGATCCTCGATACGGAAAATGCCCTCATGGATGCGAATGAGCAGCTTGCGGCTGTGAACAAGCGGATCGAGGAGCGGGACGAGCTGATCCGCGACCGGCTTCGGCTGATGTACAAGAAAGGCGAGGTTAAGTATCTGGAAGTGCTGATGAACTCGGCGAGTTTCTCGGACTTCCTGGATCGTATGCATTATCTGAACATCATCGTCAAGCAGGATCAGAAGATCCTGGAAGAACAGAAGGCGGATAAGATCGTCAAGGAAGAGAAACAGCAGGAGATCGCAACTCATCTGGCGATGCTGGAAGGCATGTATGCCGAGCTGGAGAAGAAGCGTATTGAATTAGAGGAACTGCGCAGACAGAGAGAGGTACAGATCGCCAGCATTCAGTCGCAGGAAGAGCACTACGAGCATATCTCTGAGGAAGCAGAGCGGCTCGTCATGGAGCTGGCGGCGAAGGAAGCCGAATTGAACAAAAAAGCTCAAGCATTGCGGGCAAAGGCGGGCAAGCTGGCCTATCCGCTGCCTAAGAAATATCGCGTCTCTTCCAATTTTGGACCGCGTGTCGATCCGATTACAGGCAAGAAGGGTGCCCATCACTCGGGAATAGATATTGCCGCACCGGGGGGCACCGATATCCTGGCTGCCGGGGACGGCGTCGTACTCGCCGCACAGTGGGTGAACGGTTACGGGAACTACGTCATCATCGACCACGGCGACAATGAGAAAGGTCAGAGTGTTTGGACGCTGTACGCGCATATGTCCAAGATCTCTACGAAGAAAGGCGCTAAGGTCAAAGCCGGCGAGAAGATCGGCGAAGTCGGTTCCACCGGGCGTTCGACGGGCAACCATCTGCATTTTGAAGTGCGGATCAATCAAGTTGCCGTAGACCCTGCTCCATACATTAATTAA
- the ftsX gene encoding permease-like cell division protein FtsX: MKISTLGRHLREGIRSMLRNGWMTFASLSSIGISLFILGVFVLLTTNVNYIAEHVESQVEIHVYLNLDIEDSEVSRIQNSIGSMPEVDRITFVHKDEGLEILKQSIGEEWVEGFEGDTNPLPHAFTVQVKEPEQVGMVAEKIYGLNDLFDPPPIDEVNYGEETVEDLFALSNFINRVGLVIVVGLAITAMFLIANTIRLTIMARRREIGIMKLVGATNGFIRWPFFVEGAIVGFIGAVIPLAVLLIGYDRITNSPRDNLSFMAMINLRPLEDIAVPLSALLIGLGVLIGVTGTLMSVRKHLKV, from the coding sequence ATGAAGATTAGCACCTTGGGCCGCCACCTTCGTGAAGGCATCCGCAGTATGCTGCGCAACGGCTGGATGACCTTCGCCTCACTCAGCTCAATCGGCATCTCACTGTTTATCCTCGGAGTATTCGTTCTATTAACCACGAATGTCAACTACATAGCAGAACATGTAGAAAGCCAAGTTGAGATTCATGTCTATCTGAATCTGGACATCGAAGATTCAGAGGTCAGCCGGATTCAGAACAGCATCGGTTCGATGCCGGAAGTGGACAGGATCACCTTCGTTCATAAGGATGAGGGGCTGGAGATCTTGAAGCAATCGATCGGCGAAGAATGGGTGGAAGGCTTCGAAGGCGATACCAACCCGCTGCCGCACGCCTTCACCGTGCAAGTGAAGGAGCCGGAGCAGGTGGGTATGGTGGCGGAGAAGATCTACGGATTGAATGATCTGTTCGATCCGCCGCCGATCGACGAGGTGAATTACGGGGAAGAAACCGTGGAAGATCTGTTTGCGCTCAGTAACTTCATCAACCGCGTCGGCCTGGTGATCGTCGTCGGGCTGGCGATTACAGCGATGTTCCTCATCGCGAATACGATTCGCCTGACGATCATGGCCCGCCGCAGAGAGATCGGCATCATGAAACTGGTCGGTGCCACCAACGGCTTCATCCGCTGGCCGTTCTTCGTCGAAGGCGCAATCGTCGGCTTCATCGGCGCCGTGATCCCGCTGGCGGTGCTGCTCATCGGATACGACCGGATTACGAATTCACCGCGGGACAACCTCAGCTTCATGGCGATGATCAATCTGCGGCCGCTTGAGGATATCGCTGTGCCGCTTTCGGCTCTGTTGATCGGCTTGGGTGTATTGATCGGAGTCACAGGGACGCTCATGTCGGTGCGCAAGCACCTGAAGGTATAA
- the ftsE gene encoding cell division ATP-binding protein FtsE → MIEMQDVWKTYPDGTHALRGISVKVDSNEFVYVVGPSGAGKSTFMKLIYREERPTKGQIFVDNFNLAKLKRRKIPYLRRNIGVIFQDFRLLPKLTAAENVAFAMEVIEAPPKLIKRRTAEVLELVGLADKKNSYPSQLSGGEQQRVAIARAIVNNPAVIVADEPTGNLDPDTSWGIMRLLEEINYRGTTIVMATHNKEIVNTMRKRVIAIENGVIVRDEQRGEYGYED, encoded by the coding sequence GTGATAGAAATGCAAGACGTTTGGAAGACATACCCTGACGGTACACATGCTTTGCGAGGCATCTCGGTCAAGGTAGATTCCAATGAATTCGTCTACGTTGTAGGACCATCAGGTGCAGGTAAATCCACGTTTATGAAATTGATTTATAGAGAAGAACGCCCTACCAAGGGTCAGATATTCGTCGACAATTTCAACCTGGCTAAGCTCAAACGGCGCAAGATCCCGTATCTGCGCAGGAATATCGGCGTCATCTTCCAGGACTTCCGCTTGCTGCCGAAGCTTACGGCAGCAGAGAATGTCGCCTTTGCGATGGAAGTGATCGAAGCGCCGCCGAAGCTGATCAAGCGCCGCACAGCTGAAGTGTTGGAACTTGTCGGCTTAGCAGATAAGAAGAATTCCTATCCGTCCCAACTGTCCGGCGGGGAGCAGCAGCGCGTCGCCATCGCCCGTGCGATCGTCAACAACCCGGCGGTCATCGTAGCGGACGAGCCCACGGGAAACCTCGACCCCGATACCTCTTGGGGGATCATGCGGCTCCTGGAGGAGATTAACTATCGCGGCACCACCATCGTCATGGCCACCCACAACAAGGAGATCGTGAACACGATGCGCAAACGCGTCATCGCCATAGAGAACGGCGTCATCGTGCGCGACGAGCAGCGAGGTGAGTACGGCTATGAAGATTAG
- a CDS encoding VanW family protein, translating into MQAKFQRNVNPASHRRSLKWLWLLLFCILLTVGAAFAAVLAAVDLDRVPKGVNLGEWDLGGLRIEAFHDHLEARIDALLHQQIIIQSDIDEVKGASFTLKELGAAVQADKILTDLHDLQQGSWFERLRKHWAMRGSAYSFQVAVDEPLLKQALEAEWNMLTREPVPARRLINERDEVVYIPEVNAYRADLKRLSREVQAAILLHTDLPLTPPPPILLDLPIVTIRPPVTVESLRAEGIERKIAEYTTSYSGSSAGRVHNIEATASVINGMILAPGDIFDYEQIVAATEVEHGYREAPVIVNGRLVPGIGGGICQITSTLYNALLRTDLEIVERRNHSLPVGYVPLGLDATYATGWINFKFRNNTDAHLLIKAETKNHQLTIKLFGKMPSSITYEVSSKVVEIVPPPVKVVVNASLAPGQEQIIQKGKPGYIVETHRKVYEHGELVRTEWISRDTYRAQEQLVAVGPDGAERDQGDGDGSGSLPDSDADPDAHPDTGPHAGGKEAPVEDGIQSTF; encoded by the coding sequence ATGCAAGCGAAGTTTCAAAGGAACGTCAATCCCGCTTCCCATCGAAGAAGTCTAAAGTGGCTCTGGCTGCTGTTATTTTGTATCCTTCTTACTGTCGGAGCGGCATTCGCAGCCGTTCTTGCCGCCGTCGATCTAGACCGCGTGCCCAAAGGGGTGAATCTCGGAGAATGGGACCTCGGCGGTCTGCGAATCGAAGCCTTCCATGATCATCTGGAAGCCAGGATCGACGCGCTGCTGCATCAGCAGATCATCATCCAGTCGGATATCGATGAGGTGAAGGGCGCTTCTTTCACGCTCAAGGAACTGGGCGCCGCGGTTCAGGCGGACAAGATCCTGACGGATCTTCATGACCTGCAGCAAGGCAGCTGGTTCGAACGCCTGCGCAAACACTGGGCGATGCGCGGCTCCGCTTACTCGTTTCAAGTGGCGGTGGATGAACCGCTGCTCAAGCAAGCCCTCGAGGCCGAGTGGAACATGTTAACGCGGGAACCCGTCCCCGCCCGGCGCCTCATCAATGAACGCGATGAAGTCGTCTACATCCCCGAGGTGAACGCTTATCGCGCGGATCTCAAGCGGCTAAGCAGGGAAGTCCAAGCAGCGATCCTGCTTCACACCGACCTGCCGCTGACGCCGCCCCCGCCGATCCTCCTTGATCTGCCGATCGTGACGATCCGGCCGCCGGTTACTGTCGAGAGCTTGCGCGCTGAGGGCATCGAGCGCAAGATCGCGGAATACACCACATCCTATTCCGGCAGCAGTGCGGGCAGGGTGCATAACATCGAAGCGACGGCTTCCGTCATCAACGGCATGATCTTAGCGCCGGGCGACATCTTCGACTACGAACAGATCGTCGCCGCAACGGAAGTCGAGCACGGCTACCGCGAAGCGCCCGTCATCGTGAACGGCCGGCTGGTCCCCGGCATCGGCGGCGGCATCTGCCAGATCACCTCCACGCTGTACAACGCCCTGCTCAGGACCGATCTGGAGATCGTCGAGCGGCGGAACCATTCCCTCCCCGTCGGCTACGTTCCTCTAGGGCTCGACGCCACGTACGCCACCGGCTGGATTAATTTTAAATTCCGCAATAACACCGATGCCCATCTGCTGATCAAAGCCGAAACGAAGAACCACCAGCTGACCATCAAGCTGTTCGGCAAGATGCCAAGCTCCATCACCTACGAAGTCTCATCGAAAGTCGTCGAGATCGTGCCGCCTCCGGTGAAGGTTGTGGTCAATGCCTCATTGGCGCCGGGGCAAGAGCAGATCATCCAGAAGGGCAAACCCGGCTACATCGTCGAGACGCACCGCAAGGTATATGAACATGGGGAGCTTGTCCGCACCGAATGGATCTCGCGCGACACCTACCGCGCCCAAGAACAGCTGGTCGCCGTAGGACCGGATGGAGCGGAGCGCGATCAAGGCGACGGCGATGGCAGCGGCTCCCTGCCGGACAGCGATGCCGACCCCGATGCACATCCCGACACCGGACCGCATGCAGGCGGTAAAGAAGCGCCGGTCGAAGACGGCATCCAGAGCACATTTTAA
- the argH gene encoding argininosuccinate lyase: MSKLWGGRFTKKTDQLVEEYTASITFDKELAEEDVQGSLAHVAMLGKCGILPQEDVEKIQEGLHRILQRIRRGEVEYSIADEDIHMNIEKMLIEDIGPVGGKLHTGRSRNDQVATDMHLYLRKRVVEIVGLLHKLQEALIEQAKANVETIVPGYTHLQRAQPISFAHHMMAYVSMFQRDIERLQDSYKRINVLPLGAGALAGTTFPIDRRYVAELLGFDGVYENSLDAVSDRDFIVEFLAAAALIMTHLSRLCEELILWMSTEFQFIELDDAFCTGSSIMPQKKNPDVAELVRGKTGRVYGHLIGLLTTLKGLPLAYNKDMQEDKEGMFDTVRTLQGALQLMAPMIATMKVNADRMRAAVYQDFSNATDIADYLVNKGIPFRQAHEIIGKIVLYCIQNNKYLLDLELAEFNQFSKLFDEKIYDVLQPMNVVNARNVYGGTATNQVRDAIARAESMLAATAGWVEEYTAKNAQ; this comes from the coding sequence ATGTCGAAGTTATGGGGCGGACGTTTTACGAAGAAGACGGATCAGTTGGTGGAGGAATATACAGCCTCGATCACCTTCGATAAAGAATTAGCCGAAGAGGATGTGCAGGGCAGCCTCGCCCATGTGGCGATGCTCGGCAAGTGCGGCATCCTGCCGCAGGAAGATGTGGAGAAGATTCAGGAGGGCTTGCACCGCATCCTGCAGCGCATCCGCAGGGGAGAGGTGGAGTACTCGATCGCAGACGAAGATATTCATATGAACATCGAGAAGATGCTGATCGAGGACATCGGGCCCGTCGGCGGCAAGCTGCATACCGGCCGCAGCCGCAACGATCAGGTCGCGACGGACATGCACCTGTACCTGCGCAAGCGGGTCGTGGAGATCGTCGGCCTGCTGCACAAACTGCAGGAAGCCCTGATCGAGCAAGCCAAGGCGAATGTGGAGACGATCGTGCCGGGATATACCCATCTGCAGCGCGCTCAGCCGATCTCCTTCGCCCATCATATGATGGCTTATGTCTCGATGTTCCAGCGGGATATCGAGCGGCTGCAGGACAGCTACAAGCGGATCAATGTCTTGCCGCTCGGTGCTGGAGCGCTGGCGGGGACGACGTTTCCGATCGATCGCCGCTATGTGGCGGAACTCTTGGGCTTCGATGGAGTATATGAGAATAGCCTGGATGCAGTCAGCGACCGGGATTTTATCGTTGAATTCCTGGCGGCGGCCGCGCTCATCATGACGCATCTGTCCCGCCTGTGCGAGGAGCTGATCCTGTGGATGAGCACGGAGTTCCAGTTCATCGAATTGGACGACGCCTTCTGCACGGGAAGCAGCATCATGCCGCAGAAGAAGAATCCCGACGTCGCTGAGCTGGTGCGGGGCAAGACGGGGCGCGTATACGGCCATCTCATCGGTCTCCTAACGACGCTGAAGGGATTGCCGCTGGCGTACAATAAGGACATGCAGGAAGACAAGGAAGGCATGTTCGATACGGTGCGCACGCTGCAGGGAGCTCTGCAGCTCATGGCTCCGATGATCGCGACGATGAAAGTCAATGCCGATCGCATGCGGGCGGCGGTGTACCAGGATTTCTCCAACGCGACGGACATCGCGGACTACTTGGTGAACAAGGGAATTCCCTTCCGCCAGGCGCATGAGATTATCGGCAAGATCGTGCTGTACTGTATCCAGAACAACAAGTATCTGTTGGACTTGGAATTGGCGGAGTTTAACCAGTTCTCGAAGCTGTTCGATGAGAAGATCTATGACGTCTTGCAGCCGATGAACGTGGTGAATGCTCGCAATGTATACGGCGGTACGGCGACGAATCAGGTGCGCGATGCGATCGCCCGCGCGGAGTCGATGCTCGCAGCCACCGCCGGCTGGGTTGAAGAATACACGGCGAAGAATGCCCAATGA
- a CDS encoding argininosuccinate synthase, with product MAKKKIVLAYSGGLDTSVILAWLKEKYDAEIIAFTADIGQKEELEGLEEKALATGASKVYIDDLREEFARDFIFPMFQAGALYEGQYLLGTSIARPLITKRMVEIARQEGADAIAHGATGKGNDQVRFELAAAALAPELEVIAPWRMDEFRERFPGRAEMIAYAEEHGIPVVATAEKPYSMDRNLLHISYESGVLEDPWFDASSEEMKDMYLLSVSPEDAPDEPEYVELEFEQGNCIAINGERLSPLGVMEKLNELGGKHGIGRVDMVENRFVGMKSRGVYETPGGTILFVAHRKMESLTMDREVMHLRDSLIPRYSELVYNGFWFAPERYALQALVTESQKNVTGTVRLKLYKGNVISAGVKSPVSLYNPDIATMEADPAQAYNQNDATGFIRLHALRLKIASGVEQQKK from the coding sequence ATGGCGAAGAAAAAAATCGTACTGGCATACTCCGGCGGCCTGGATACATCGGTGATCCTGGCTTGGCTGAAGGAGAAATATGACGCGGAGATCATCGCTTTCACCGCGGACATCGGACAGAAGGAAGAGCTGGAGGGGCTGGAGGAGAAGGCTCTGGCCACCGGTGCTTCGAAGGTTTATATCGATGATCTGCGCGAAGAATTCGCGCGGGACTTCATCTTCCCGATGTTCCAAGCAGGTGCTCTGTATGAGGGGCAGTATCTGCTCGGCACGAGCATCGCGCGGCCGCTGATCACCAAGCGGATGGTGGAGATCGCGCGGCAGGAAGGCGCCGATGCGATTGCCCACGGCGCGACAGGCAAAGGCAATGACCAGGTGCGTTTCGAATTGGCGGCAGCGGCGCTGGCACCGGAGCTGGAGGTGATCGCGCCGTGGCGGATGGATGAATTCCGCGAGCGCTTCCCGGGACGGGCGGAGATGATCGCCTATGCGGAGGAGCACGGGATCCCCGTTGTGGCAACGGCGGAGAAACCGTACTCCATGGACCGCAACCTCCTGCATATCAGCTATGAGTCGGGAGTGCTGGAGGATCCATGGTTCGATGCCAGCTCCGAAGAGATGAAGGATATGTACTTACTGAGCGTATCGCCGGAAGATGCGCCCGATGAGCCGGAGTACGTAGAGCTGGAATTCGAGCAGGGGAACTGCATCGCGATTAACGGGGAACGGCTGAGCCCGCTGGGCGTGATGGAGAAGCTGAATGAACTCGGCGGCAAGCACGGCATCGGCCGCGTCGATATGGTGGAGAACCGCTTCGTCGGCATGAAGAGCCGCGGGGTCTATGAGACGCCGGGCGGCACCATCTTGTTCGTCGCGCATCGCAAGATGGAGTCGCTGACGATGGACCGCGAGGTCATGCATCTGCGGGATTCCCTCATTCCGCGTTATTCTGAGCTGGTGTACAACGGCTTCTGGTTCGCGCCGGAGCGGTATGCCCTGCAAGCCCTGGTCACGGAGAGTCAGAAGAATGTGACAGGAACCGTTCGTTTGAAGCTGTATAAGGGCAATGTGATCAGCGCCGGCGTGAAGAGCCCTGTCAGCCTGTACAATCCCGATATCGCGACGATGGAGGCGGACCCGGCACAGGCATACAACCAGAACGATGCCACGGGCTTTATCCGCCTGCATGCTCTGCGCTTGAAGATCGCGAGCGGGGTCGAGCAGCAGAAGAAGTAA
- the argF gene encoding ornithine carbamoyltransferase — MNQMLTETQKEEIALGLKGRDFIALIDYTPEELRYLIQQAIELKRMQKAGEVYQPLRGKTLGMIFEKNSTRTRVSFEVGMYQLGGQALFLSGQDLQLGRGETIMDTAQTLSRYLNGIMIRTYAHKTVIELARGATIPVINGLTDLMHPCQALADYQTIYEKKGKLEGLKLAYIGDGNNMSHSLMMGGSKLGVHVAVATPEGYEPDEEIVKMSQEQAEQTGGRITLHRDPKEAAADADIIYTDVWASMGFEQEQEEREKAFRDYQVNDDLVRYAKQDYLFMHCLPAHRGEEVAESVIDGPNSIIFDQAENRLHAQKAIMAAIM; from the coding sequence ATGAACCAGATGTTGACGGAAACCCAGAAAGAAGAAATCGCACTGGGGCTAAAGGGCCGCGATTTTATCGCGTTGATCGATTATACACCGGAGGAGCTGCGCTATCTGATCCAACAAGCGATCGAACTCAAGCGCATGCAGAAGGCAGGAGAAGTGTATCAGCCGCTGCGCGGCAAGACGCTGGGCATGATCTTCGAGAAGAATTCTACCCGTACCCGTGTCTCCTTCGAGGTCGGGATGTATCAGCTGGGCGGTCAAGCGCTGTTCTTAAGCGGTCAAGATCTGCAGCTCGGCCGCGGGGAGACGATCATGGACACGGCGCAGACGCTGTCGCGTTACTTGAACGGCATCATGATCCGCACTTATGCACACAAGACGGTGATCGAACTGGCGCGGGGGGCGACGATCCCCGTCATCAACGGCCTCACGGATCTGATGCATCCTTGCCAGGCATTGGCGGACTATCAGACGATCTACGAGAAGAAGGGCAAGCTGGAAGGGTTGAAACTCGCCTATATCGGCGATGGCAATAACATGTCCCATTCGCTGATGATGGGCGGCAGCAAGCTCGGCGTACATGTCGCTGTGGCGACGCCGGAAGGCTACGAGCCGGATGAGGAGATCGTGAAGATGTCGCAGGAGCAGGCGGAGCAGACCGGCGGCCGGATCACGCTGCACCGCGATCCGAAGGAAGCGGCGGCGGATGCGGATATCATCTACACGGACGTGTGGGCGAGCATGGGCTTCGAACAGGAACAGGAAGAGCGGGAGAAGGCCTTCCGCGATTATCAGGTGAACGATGACCTCGTCCGCTATGCGAAGCAGGATTATCTGTTCATGCATTGCCTGCCGGCACACCGCGGAGAGGAAGTGGCGGAATCGGTCATCGACGGTCCGAACTCGATCATCTTCGATCAGGCGGAGAACCGTCTGCATGCGCAGAAGGCGATCATGGCAGCGATTATGTAA
- a CDS encoding acetylornithine transaminase, whose translation MFPTYARYPLTIVRGAGSKLWDAQGEEYLDFSSGLAVTNLGHSFEPVKEALKKQLDELWHVSNLFHTVPQQELAALLTEHTCADLVFFCNSGAEANEAAIKLARRYYQHVRGENRYEIITFKQSFHGRTLATLTATGQDKVKDGFAPLPEGFYCEALYNDLESVKAAINERTCAVMLELVQAEGGVIPADKEFVQQLRRLCDEHDLLLIFDEVQTGMGRTGTLFAYEQYGIEPDIFTVAKGLGNGFPIGAMLSKAKLVEAFGPGSHATTFGGTPIATAAAKAVLTYMIEHRVPEQARQMGEYLLGRLREELGGHPYVQEVRGLGMLIGVVCKGPAADLIKAAHEERLLVVPAGPNVVRLLPNLLLTKEEAEQGIQILTRVFRSQRS comes from the coding sequence ATGTTCCCGACGTATGCCCGCTATCCGCTGACGATCGTCCGCGGGGCTGGCAGCAAGCTGTGGGACGCACAGGGGGAAGAATATCTCGACTTCTCGAGCGGGCTGGCGGTGACGAACCTCGGCCACAGCTTCGAGCCGGTGAAGGAAGCGCTTAAGAAGCAGCTCGACGAGCTGTGGCATGTGTCGAACTTGTTCCACACGGTTCCGCAGCAAGAGCTGGCGGCGCTGCTCACCGAGCATACCTGTGCGGATCTGGTGTTCTTCTGCAACAGCGGCGCGGAGGCCAATGAAGCGGCGATCAAGCTGGCACGCCGCTATTATCAGCATGTCCGCGGCGAGAACCGCTATGAGATCATCACCTTCAAGCAGTCCTTCCATGGCCGGACGCTGGCGACGCTGACAGCGACGGGCCAGGACAAGGTGAAGGACGGATTCGCTCCGCTTCCGGAGGGCTTCTATTGCGAAGCTTTGTACAATGATCTCGAATCGGTGAAGGCAGCGATCAATGAGCGCACTTGTGCAGTGATGCTGGAGCTCGTGCAGGCGGAAGGCGGCGTTATCCCGGCTGATAAAGAATTCGTGCAGCAGCTGCGCCGGCTGTGCGATGAGCATGATCTTCTGCTCATCTTCGATGAGGTGCAGACGGGCATGGGACGCACCGGCACGTTATTTGCTTATGAGCAGTACGGCATCGAGCCCGATATCTTCACCGTCGCGAAGGGCCTCGGCAACGGCTTCCCGATCGGCGCGATGCTGAGCAAGGCGAAGCTTGTTGAAGCCTTCGGACCGGGCAGCCATGCGACGACCTTCGGCGGCACGCCGATCGCAACGGCGGCAGCGAAGGCGGTGCTGACGTATATGATCGAGCACCGGGTGCCGGAGCAGGCCCGGCAGATGGGCGAGTATCTCCTCGGCAGGCTGCGGGAGGAACTCGGCGGGCATCCGTATGTACAGGAAGTGCGCGGGCTCGGCATGCTGATCGGCGTCGTCTGCAAGGGACCAGCAGCGGACCTGATCAAGGCCGCCCATGAAGAGCGGCTGCTCGTCGTGCCTGCAGGGCCGAACGTCGTTCGTCTGCTGCCGAATCTCCTGCTGACCAAGGAGGAGGCTGAACAGGGCATTCAGATCCTCACACGCGTATTTCGAAGCCAGCGATCCTAA